A portion of the Carya illinoinensis cultivar Pawnee chromosome 11, C.illinoinensisPawnee_v1, whole genome shotgun sequence genome contains these proteins:
- the LOC122282790 gene encoding cytochrome P450 78A5, whose amino-acid sequence MSSDQYSYLFLPLLGSSPALSIELFLCVFVFVAVFAWLSPGGLSWAVSKTRVGVQTRTAIPGPSGLPFLGLVFSFTGSLTHRVLSKFAEAFKAKPLMAFSVGFTRFIISSHPDTAKEILNSSAFADRPVKESAYELLFHRAMGFAPFGEYWRNLRRISATHLFSPKRIAYFGEFRTRIGLKMVNEIRASMERNGEVEMRKVLHFGSLNNVMMSVFGRSYEFGEGCGNDGRELRGLVREGYELLGIFNWSDHFPLLGWLDLQGVRKRCRNLVAKVNVFVGRIIEEHRTRVEKKGIMSGDHDESSADFVDVLLALEKENRLSDSDMIAVLWEMIFRGTDTVAILLEWILARMVLHPDIQAKAQTEIDNMVGMRSVSDSDLPNLPYLHGIVKETLRMHPPGPLLSWARLAIHDTNVGQHFIPAGTVAMVNMWAITHDENVWSEPNKFKPERFMQEDVAILGSDLRLAPFGSGRRVCPGKAMGMATVELWLAQLLQSFKWVPSDDDSSRGVDLSECLKLSLEMKHSLVCGAIPRARVA is encoded by the exons atGTCATCTGACCAGTACTCCTATCTCTTCCTTCCTCTACTTGGTTCTTCACCAGCCCTCAGCATCGAGCTTTTCCTATGTGTCTTTGTCTTTGTCGCCGTCTTTGCTTGGCTCTCACCCGGTGGTCTTTCTTGGGCTGTGTCTAAAACTCGTGTCGGTGTCCAAACTCGAACCGCCATTCCTGGCCCTTCTGGTCTCCCTTTTCTTGGGCTGGTTTTCTCTTTCACAGGGTCCTTGACACATAGAGTTCTCAGTAAGTTTGCTGAGGCTTTCAAGGCCAAGCCATTGATGGCATTTTCAGTAGGGTTCACTCGGTTCATTATCTCAAGCCATCCAGACACGGCTAAAGAGATTTTGAACAGCTCGGCTTTTGCTGACCGGCCCGTTAAGGAGTCGGCTTACGAACTTCTCTTTCACAGGGCAATGGGTTTTGCTCCCTTCGGAGAGTACTGGAGGAATCTGAGGAGAATCTCAGCGACCCATTTGTTCAGTCCAAAGAGAATCGCTTATTTCGGGGAGTTTCGCACAAGGATCGGGCTCAAAATGGTTAATGAGATAAGGGCTTCGATGGAGAGGAATGGTGAAGTTGAGATGAGGAAAGTTTTGCATTTTGGGTCCTTGAATAACGTCATGATGAGTGTGTTTGGAAGGAGTTATGAGTTTGGTGAGGGGTGTGGGAATGATGGGCGTGAGCTCAGGGGTTTGGTCAGGGAAGGGTATGAGTTACTAGGGATTTTTAATTGGAGTGACCATTTTCCTCTATTGGGTTGGTTGGATTTGCAAGGGGTGAGGAAAAGGTGCAGGAATTTAGTGGCAAAGGTGAATGTTTTTGTTGGGAGGATTATAGAGGAGCACAGGACGAGGGTTGAGAAGAAAGGAATAATGTCTGGGGATCATGATGAGAGCTCTGCTGATTTTGTTGATGTGCTGCTTGCTCTGGAGAAAGAGAATAGGCTCAGTGACTCTGACATGATTGCTGTTTTATGG GAAATGATCTTCAGAGGGACTGACACAGTGGCAATCCTCCTAGAGTGGATTCTTGCGAGAATGGTCTTACACCCAGATATCCAAGCCAAAGCCCAAACCGAGATCGACAACATGGTTGGCATGAGATCAGTGTCAGATTCAGACCTCCCCAACCTCCCATACCTCCATGGAATCGTAAAAGAAACCTTGAGAATGCACCCACCAGGTCCCCTCCTCTCCTGGGCAAGGCTTGCCATCCACGACACCAACGTAGGCCAGCACTTCATCCCTGCCGGCACGGTTGCCATGGTGAACATGTGGGCGATAACTCATGACGAGAATGTCTGGTCCGAACCCAACAAATTCAAGCCAGAGCGTTTCATGCAGGAAGATGTAGCCATTCTGGGGTCAGATCTTAGGTTAGCTCCATTTGGGTCTGGAAGAAGGGTCTGTCCTGGAAAGGCCATGGGAATGGCCACTGTTGAGCTCTGGCTTGCGCAATTGCTCCAGAGTTTCAAATGGGTGCCTTCTGATGATGATTCATCACGTGGTGTTGACTTGTCGGAGTGTCTAAAGCTTTCATTGGAGATGAAGCACTCCTTGGTCTGCGGGGCAATCCCTAGGGCTAGGGTTGCTTGA